The Procambarus clarkii isolate CNS0578487 chromosome 91, FALCON_Pclarkii_2.0, whole genome shotgun sequence genome includes a region encoding these proteins:
- the LOC138359518 gene encoding GATA zinc finger domain-containing protein 21-like encodes MDLYHEVRTCTDNKTSNNNNKTSNNNNRTSNNNNRTSNNDNRTSNNDNRTSNNDNRTSNNDNRTSNNDNRTSNNDNRTSNNDNRTSINNNRTSNNDNRTSNNDNRTSNNDNRTSNNNRTSNNDNRTSNNDSRGNTTVTMRLYTNLTRINI; translated from the coding sequence ATGGATCTGTACCATGAGGTGAGAACTTGCACAGACAACAAgactagcaacaacaacaacaagactagcaacaacaacaacaggactagcaacaacaacaacaggactaGCAACAACGACAACAGGACTAGCAACAACGACAACAGGACTAGCAACAACGACAACAGGACTAGCAACAACGACAACAGGACTAGCAACAACGACAACAGGACTAGCAACAACGACAACAGGACTAGCAACAAcgacaacaggactagcatcaacaacaacaggacTAGCAACAACGACAACAGGACTAGCAACAACGACAACAGGACTAGCAACAACGACAACAGgactagcaacaacaacaggactAGCAACAACGACAACAGGACTAGCAACAACGACAGCCGTGGCAACACAACCGTTACCATGCGGCTCTATACCAACCTCACGCGTATTAATATCTGA